A region from the Diadema setosum chromosome 13, eeDiaSeto1, whole genome shotgun sequence genome encodes:
- the LOC140236709 gene encoding coiled-coil domain-containing protein 152-like has translation MADHSQVSEKGINLDELVKEFRAWQQTYEELMHKKECLDTEVTVLQKQQELSNKRWSDTMEELKQAREMVSKLQCMLKMSCDLEDENQQLKERVTNMTDELAAVREEHTLTLSEAQAQLQELRQAHKEEIEKIKATATSQRESEVGLLKQSFQHKLTEISRLQRELADLEREKHTELARLRLEYDTKLLKLQRETSRVQQHNTRVTNKGNDIFRQKLLNARSEADQEINSLKRTIADLQRRLETQTGGMSGSKRKF, from the exons ATGGCAGACCACAGTCAAGTTAGTGAGAAGGGAATTAACTTGGATGAATTAGTGAAAGAATTCAGAGCATGGCAGCAG ACTTATGAGGAGCTGATGCATAAAAAGGAGTGCCTCGACACTGAAGTGACTGTATTGCAGAAGCAACAAGAACTGAGTAATAAAAGATGGAGCGATACCATGGAAG AACTGAAACAGGCACGGGAGATGGTGAGCAAGTTACAATGTATGCTGAAGATGAGCTGTGACCTAGAAG ATGAAAACCAGCAGCTGAAGGAGAGAGTAACCAATATGACAGATGAATTGGCAGCTGTACGAGAG GAACATACCTTGACTTTATCAGAAGCTCAAGCACAGCTGCAAGAGTTAAGGCAGGCTCACAaggaagaaattgaaaaaattaaagCTACTGCTACTTCTCAAA GAGAGAGTGAGGTAGGACTGCTGAAACAGAGCTTCCAGCACAAACTGACTGAAATCAGTCGGCTCCAAAGAGAACTTGCAGATCTGGAGCGAGAGAAGCACACAGAGCTGGCCAGACTCAGACTGGAG TATGACACCAAGCTCCTCAAACTGCAGAGAGAAACTTCACGGGTTCAACAGCACAACACACGTGTAACAAACAAGGGCAATGACATCTTCAGACAG AAACTCCTGAATGCAAGGTCAGAGGCAGACCAGGAGATAAACTCTTTAAAGCGCACCATTGCAGACCTTCAAAGGCGACTTGAGACTCAGACAGGTGGCATGTCAGGATCAAAAAGAAAGTTCTGA